The following coding sequences lie in one Xanthomonas hyacinthi genomic window:
- a CDS encoding winged helix-turn-helix transcriptional regulator, translating to MTRSDLAPRGQHYALLSRDAALVAQVTESLRNLRPELHVFSDELDVLRALRQSPCELILFDANCASPLDSAVLAWQNCHQGRPIPLIVIGRFLSSTAIFDWYRAGALDVLSIPFDNNELHVRAALATRRLEPAANDDQRIGVGAYRLDRASSMVYLNDEPIKLTAREFCIAWLLFSNPGVCLRRCQLAKTIWGNNSDFTDRTLEQHIYKLRKKLRLCSSGSVRIHTIYSHGYRLELSNSDCPAESSLPPSSLPAALTSVYAPSMDAPIIPPRLGT from the coding sequence ATGACGCGCTCGGATTTGGCCCCTCGAGGACAGCACTACGCGCTGCTGAGCCGCGATGCCGCCCTGGTCGCCCAGGTCACCGAGAGCTTGCGCAACCTGCGCCCGGAACTGCACGTGTTCAGCGACGAACTCGACGTGCTGCGCGCCCTGCGCCAGTCCCCGTGCGAATTGATCCTGTTCGACGCGAACTGCGCCTCGCCGCTGGACAGCGCGGTGCTGGCCTGGCAGAACTGCCACCAGGGCCGGCCGATCCCGCTGATCGTGATCGGCCGCTTTCTGAGTTCCACGGCAATCTTCGATTGGTATCGCGCCGGCGCGCTGGATGTGCTCAGCATCCCTTTCGACAACAACGAACTGCACGTCCGCGCCGCCCTGGCCACGCGCAGGCTGGAGCCGGCCGCCAACGACGACCAGCGCATCGGTGTGGGGGCCTATCGGCTGGATCGCGCCAGCAGCATGGTCTATCTGAACGACGAGCCGATCAAGCTGACCGCGCGTGAGTTCTGCATCGCCTGGCTGCTGTTCTCCAACCCAGGCGTGTGCTTGCGGCGCTGCCAACTGGCCAAGACGATCTGGGGCAACAACAGCGACTTCACCGACCGCACCCTGGAGCAGCATATCTACAAGCTGCGCAAGAAATTGCGGCTGTGCAGTAGCGGCAGCGTGCGCATTCACACCATCTACTCGCATGGCTATCGGCTGGAGCTGAGCAACAGCGACTGTCCTGCCGAATCGTCATTGCCCCCATCGTCCTTGCCCGCGGCGCTCACCAGCGTCTACGCACCCTCGATGGACGCTCCCATCATTCCCCCGCGGCTGGGAACGTAG
- a CDS encoding CesT family type III secretion system chaperone, whose protein sequence is MSDPAFTALIEELCDALDMVAPDIAGNHFSFESDGFQITLRYPDPAALAESDAAMYLLVGFGVMPPGRTLQAFRLMLEANLSVYAQDQAQLGLEPASGEVVLIARVALDADIDGGWLADLVNHYVQHGRYWRDTILACTDEMYAALCTGEYLWIRV, encoded by the coding sequence ATGAGCGACCCAGCCTTCACCGCGCTGATCGAGGAATTGTGCGACGCGCTGGACATGGTTGCGCCCGACATCGCCGGCAACCATTTCTCGTTCGAGAGCGACGGGTTCCAGATCACGCTGCGCTATCCCGACCCGGCCGCGCTGGCCGAATCGGATGCGGCGATGTACCTGTTGGTCGGCTTCGGCGTGATGCCGCCCGGCCGTACCCTGCAGGCATTCCGGCTGATGCTGGAAGCCAACCTGAGCGTCTATGCGCAGGACCAGGCGCAGCTGGGACTGGAGCCGGCCAGCGGCGAAGTCGTACTAATCGCGCGCGTGGCGCTGGACGCCGACATCGATGGTGGCTGGCTCGCCGATCTAGTGAACCACTATGTACAGCACGGCCGCTACTGGCGCGATACCATCCTCGCGTGTACGGACGAAATGTACGCGGCGCTGTGTACTGGAGAATATCTCTGGATCCGAGTCTGA
- the hrpD6 gene encoding HrpD6 family protein: MFETFDSSIANDLNTLLQTHREDPSGQRLERAIAALGEAAERARQHWITSADASERSQAQALHEGLRAAAEVVAQVRRTNV, translated from the coding sequence ATGTTCGAGACATTCGATTCCAGCATCGCCAACGACCTGAACACGCTGCTGCAGACGCATCGGGAAGATCCGTCCGGGCAGCGCCTGGAGCGCGCCATCGCCGCCCTCGGCGAGGCCGCCGAGCGGGCTCGCCAGCATTGGATAACGTCCGCCGACGCCAGCGAACGCAGCCAGGCGCAGGCGCTACATGAGGGGTTGCGCGCTGCCGCCGAGGTGGTGGCCCAGGTGCGCAGAACCAACGTATAG
- the hrpD5 gene encoding HrpD5 family protein — protein MNVELRILTGRHAGTRLTLLPGSYQLGREEDVDLQLTDWTGPTLTLEIDADANLRYTIEDPAAAAQPMRHFVPACFDAIVLCAGPAEQVWPDELQLLRAALQPQSAALHAPASAARSAPRNRRLAWIALVSALALTLTAWCYDAPGAHRRHAAPTPLAQARQAFVRMGQTELRLRDAADHVEVEGMVRSEADAQRVEQWLDQHPGPWQMHFGVAESLIESMSESLHEPSLSIRYRGHGVYAVAGASEHRDAVRRRLEQLQRDMGSQVLRIDARLRALDPRDALPDTYDTALSVDELHYVETPDGSKHFNSISQ, from the coding sequence ATGAACGTGGAGCTTCGCATTCTGACCGGACGTCATGCAGGCACCCGGTTAACGTTGCTTCCAGGCAGTTACCAGCTGGGTCGCGAAGAAGACGTCGATCTGCAGCTGACCGACTGGACCGGCCCCACGCTCACCCTGGAGATCGATGCAGATGCAAACCTGCGCTACACAATCGAAGATCCTGCAGCTGCGGCCCAGCCGATGCGGCACTTCGTGCCCGCGTGCTTCGATGCCATCGTGCTGTGCGCCGGGCCTGCCGAGCAGGTTTGGCCGGACGAGCTGCAATTGCTGCGCGCTGCGCTGCAGCCGCAGAGCGCTGCGCTGCATGCGCCCGCGTCTGCCGCACGGTCCGCGCCGCGCAACCGGCGCCTCGCCTGGATCGCGCTGGTGAGCGCGCTCGCGCTGACATTGACGGCATGGTGCTACGACGCACCGGGCGCGCATCGCCGGCACGCCGCGCCGACGCCACTTGCGCAGGCGCGCCAGGCGTTCGTGCGGATGGGACAGACGGAACTGCGCCTGCGCGACGCCGCCGACCACGTGGAGGTCGAGGGCATGGTGCGCAGCGAGGCCGATGCGCAGCGCGTCGAGCAGTGGCTGGACCAGCATCCAGGACCGTGGCAGATGCATTTCGGCGTGGCCGAGAGCCTGATCGAATCGATGAGCGAATCGCTGCACGAGCCGAGCCTGAGCATCCGCTACCGCGGCCACGGCGTGTACGCAGTCGCAGGCGCCAGCGAACACCGCGACGCGGTGCGGCGCAGGCTCGAGCAGCTGCAGCGCGACATGGGATCGCAAGTGCTCAGGATCGATGCCAGGCTGCGTGCGCTGGATCCGCGCGATGCATTGCCGGACACCTACGACACGGCCCTGTCCGTGGACGAGCTGCACTACGTCGAGACCCCCGACGGCTCCAAGCACTTCAACAGCATCTCTCAATAA
- a CDS encoding type III secretion system export control protein, which produces MPEHPELQHDPDQAIDAAALQAHAGGQQQQHGQSDSRHSPGGSQARHAAAAVSEPTQSATAPAAAAPLAGVDSALEELLQRCRGEPSDLAQPALAQALLRLRDGVLDRALPASFNMATWTLLREHLTRAAPAAAAPAQTLQQVRTQLLQLVRPAADMPTAAAQSLHLLLPLLLLHAERPRRGRHLQRTLAMLDTLCAGMEGVRA; this is translated from the coding sequence ATGCCCGAGCACCCGGAACTGCAGCACGATCCGGATCAGGCCATCGACGCCGCAGCGTTGCAGGCGCATGCCGGTGGCCAGCAGCAACAGCATGGGCAATCGGACTCGCGCCACAGCCCGGGCGGCAGCCAGGCGCGGCATGCCGCAGCGGCCGTGTCCGAGCCGACCCAGTCGGCCACTGCGCCGGCAGCGGCAGCGCCGCTTGCCGGCGTCGATTCGGCGCTCGAGGAGCTCCTGCAGCGCTGCCGCGGCGAACCTTCCGACCTGGCCCAGCCAGCGTTGGCGCAGGCACTGCTGCGGCTGCGCGACGGCGTGCTCGATCGCGCGCTGCCGGCATCCTTCAACATGGCGACCTGGACGCTGCTGCGCGAACACCTGACCCGCGCGGCGCCAGCCGCCGCCGCGCCGGCACAGACGCTGCAACAGGTGCGAACGCAGCTGTTGCAATTGGTGCGACCGGCAGCGGACATGCCCACGGCGGCGGCGCAGTCGCTGCATCTGCTGTTGCCGCTGCTATTGCTGCACGCGGAACGGCCGCGCCGCGGCCGCCATCTGCAACGCACCCTGGCGATGCTTGACACCTTGTGTGCCGGCATGGAAGGAGTTCGCGCATGA
- the sctS gene encoding type III secretion system export apparatus subunit SctS — MGADDLVRFTSDALMLCLMVSLPVVVVAAASGLVIAFFQAVLSLQDASISFALKLIVVIVTLVVAAPWGAGAILQFAKTMFGAAFP; from the coding sequence ATGGGTGCCGACGACCTGGTCCGTTTCACCTCCGATGCGCTGATGCTGTGCCTGATGGTCTCGCTGCCGGTGGTCGTGGTCGCCGCGGCCTCGGGCCTGGTGATCGCGTTTTTCCAAGCCGTGCTGTCGCTGCAGGACGCCTCGATTTCCTTTGCGTTGAAGCTGATTGTGGTGATCGTCACCCTGGTCGTCGCCGCACCCTGGGGCGCCGGCGCAATCCTGCAGTTCGCCAAGACCATGTTCGGAGCCGCATTCCCATGA
- the sctR gene encoding type III secretion system export apparatus subunit SctR: MQTPDFGTMLLLVLMLALLPFAAMVVTSYTKIVVVLGLLRNAIGVQQVPPNMVLNGIALIMSCFVMAPVGMEAMRIARGGGGTAAGANQVLVMMDAARQPFKRFLLAHTREREKAFFIHSARQIWPKEQADALKPDDLIVLAPAFTLTELTDAFRIGFLVYLAFVVVDLVIANALMALGLSQVTPTNVAIPFKLLLFVALDGWSTLLHGLVLTYR; this comes from the coding sequence ATGCAGACGCCTGACTTCGGCACCATGCTGCTGCTGGTCCTGATGCTGGCGCTGCTGCCGTTCGCGGCCATGGTGGTGACGTCCTACACCAAGATCGTGGTGGTACTGGGCCTGCTGCGCAACGCCATCGGCGTGCAGCAGGTGCCACCGAACATGGTGCTCAACGGCATCGCCCTGATCATGTCCTGCTTCGTGATGGCGCCGGTGGGCATGGAGGCGATGCGCATCGCCCGCGGCGGCGGCGGCACCGCGGCCGGCGCCAACCAGGTGCTGGTGATGATGGATGCGGCGCGCCAGCCGTTCAAACGCTTCCTGCTGGCGCATACCCGCGAGCGCGAAAAGGCCTTCTTCATCCATTCGGCACGACAGATCTGGCCGAAGGAACAGGCCGACGCGCTGAAGCCCGACGACCTGATCGTGCTGGCCCCGGCCTTCACCCTGACCGAGCTGACCGACGCGTTCAGGATCGGCTTCCTGGTGTACCTGGCCTTCGTCGTGGTCGACCTGGTCATCGCCAACGCGCTGATGGCGCTCGGTCTGTCCCAGGTCACCCCGACCAACGTGGCGATCCCGTTCAAGCTGCTGCTGTTCGTGGCGCTGGACGGCTGGTCCACGCTGCTGCACGGCCTGGTCCTGACCTACAGGTGA
- the sctQ gene encoding type III secretion system cytoplasmic ring protein SctQ, translated as MSSPAIAAISQLQTRLPHVAPGVARLARLLCSTPLAEAAALSLQRRLHAAGRYARVGLELGDGGRLWLCMDVSADPGLRALLVDTCASASQLALAALLLDAPLAPLQRLGLGQTRLVEFAAWPGALPSACGPALAFGDAQLPLPCVPVEACASAMRALEAAAAAVAAGAAAGTAPPSFRLFAHPCLGQRRYRKQRLASLRPGDVLIAPLQRHRDGYRAWLHCGAATGRQWRLPGRIDRNAFHIEDIAEMSSSNESEPNAVPSAALSVEHVDVPVQLQLDPLVLPLGELGALHPGHVLELNVPVEDACVHLTVYGQSIGSGRLIAIGDQLGLQLVSVNGHAHADA; from the coding sequence ATGTCCAGTCCAGCGATCGCCGCCATCTCGCAGCTGCAGACCCGCTTGCCGCACGTCGCGCCTGGCGTGGCGCGCCTGGCGCGCCTGCTTTGCAGCACGCCGCTGGCGGAAGCGGCGGCGCTGTCGCTGCAGCGACGGCTGCACGCTGCGGGCCGCTACGCACGTGTCGGCCTGGAGCTTGGCGATGGCGGCCGGTTGTGGCTGTGCATGGACGTCAGCGCCGATCCCGGGTTGCGCGCGCTGCTCGTGGATACCTGCGCATCCGCATCGCAGCTCGCATTGGCGGCGCTGCTGCTGGACGCGCCGTTGGCGCCGCTGCAGCGGCTCGGCCTCGGCCAGACCCGCCTCGTCGAGTTCGCGGCCTGGCCGGGCGCCCTGCCGTCCGCATGCGGACCGGCGCTGGCGTTCGGCGATGCGCAGCTGCCATTGCCGTGCGTGCCGGTGGAGGCCTGCGCCAGCGCCATGCGCGCGCTGGAAGCGGCGGCCGCCGCGGTTGCCGCAGGCGCGGCGGCCGGCACGGCGCCGCCCTCCTTCCGGCTGTTCGCGCATCCCTGCCTTGGCCAGCGCCGCTACCGCAAGCAGCGGCTGGCCTCGCTGCGTCCCGGCGACGTGCTGATCGCGCCATTGCAACGCCACCGCGACGGCTATCGCGCCTGGCTGCACTGCGGCGCGGCCACCGGCCGGCAGTGGCGGCTGCCGGGCCGCATAGATCGAAACGCGTTCCATATCGAGGACATCGCCGAGATGAGCAGCAGCAACGAATCCGAGCCGAACGCGGTCCCGTCCGCAGCCCTGTCCGTCGAGCACGTGGACGTTCCGGTCCAGCTGCAGCTGGACCCGCTGGTCCTGCCATTGGGCGAGCTGGGCGCGCTGCACCCGGGGCACGTGCTCGAACTGAACGTCCCGGTGGAAGATGCCTGCGTGCATTTGACGGTCTACGGCCAGAGCATCGGCAGCGGCCGGCTGATCGCCATCGGCGACCAGCTTGGCCTGCAACTGGTCAGCGTGAACGGGCATGCGCATGCAGACGCCTGA
- the sctP gene encoding type III secretion system protein SctP: MRRPLRPTIIVNVPLATPSKPRPTPSPSRAQWLLHTTLRTRNLRPGQLQRKQEEDADATGGMLAPDAKPEHECDRADACDREPAAAVAPDQADAPQPRLAPDPALSASLERRIAQALLDDNRARLAMQRVAAHVAAFCNAAPVRNSGLWEAQLDLREDVLPASRLWMQLSPGSLLLRFRCGTPLAQRLVCAGRQSLHAALQAVLQEHCDVEIEVV, from the coding sequence ATGCGCCGCCCGCTGCGTCCCACCATCATCGTCAACGTGCCCCTGGCGACGCCGTCCAAGCCGCGTCCGACGCCGTCCCCATCGCGCGCGCAATGGCTGCTGCACACCACCCTGCGCACTCGCAACCTGCGTCCGGGCCAGCTGCAACGCAAGCAGGAGGAGGACGCGGACGCCACCGGCGGCATGCTTGCGCCGGACGCGAAGCCTGAGCACGAATGCGACCGGGCCGACGCGTGCGACCGGGAACCGGCCGCCGCCGTGGCGCCGGACCAGGCGGACGCGCCGCAGCCCCGCCTCGCGCCAGACCCGGCCCTGTCCGCGAGCCTGGAGCGGCGTATCGCCCAGGCGCTGCTGGACGACAACCGCGCACGCCTGGCGATGCAGCGCGTCGCCGCGCACGTTGCCGCGTTCTGCAATGCCGCGCCGGTGCGCAACAGCGGCCTATGGGAGGCGCAGCTGGACCTGCGCGAAGACGTGCTGCCGGCCAGCCGGCTGTGGATGCAGCTTTCGCCTGGCTCGCTGTTACTTCGCTTCCGCTGCGGTACGCCGCTCGCACAGCGGCTAGTGTGCGCTGGTCGGCAGAGTCTGCACGCAGCTCTGCAGGCCGTGCTGCAGGAACACTGCGACGTGGAAATAGAAGTCGTTTGA
- a CDS encoding FHIPEP family type III secretion protein has product MRLTRGLRYGGEAAIALLVVAVVALMILPLPTALIDALLGVNISLSVVLLMATMYVPDSLALSSFPSLLLFTTLLRLSLNIASTKSILLHANAGHIIDSFGKLVVGGNLVVGMVIFLIITTVQFIVIAKGSERVAEVGARFTLDAMPGKQMSIDADLRGGNLSAEDARRKRARLALESQLHGGMDGAMKFVKGDAIAGLVITLVNIVAGIIIGITYHGMSAAEAANRFAILSIGDAMVSQIASLLISVSAGIMITRAGDENDAGDSSLGNEIGKQLTRSTQALFSAGGMLACFALVPGFPAPLFLLLAATIAGSGYWLRRRRQASTGPVRGPVSGAARRGSKGQTPTIGDHAPDFAAALSVRLAADLADRLEPETLSLAIEHERTQLVEELGLPFPGVSLWRTADLQSQEFEVLVHDVPVQRECLAPTTRPEAELARQATRPLRERAHQFLGLQEAQWVLEQINAEYPGLVAEVQKSVPLQRTADVLRRLLEERVPIRNIKLIMESLVIWGPKEKDPVMLTEYVRGDLGAFLAHRVGGGAAQLPALLLEQALEQAIRQAIKPTPAGNFLTMAPEDAKALTERIIALAGETPSAPLALVTSMDIRRYVRRMIEARIGWLPVHSYQELNGHIELAPIGRIGL; this is encoded by the coding sequence ATGCGACTGACCCGCGGACTGCGCTACGGCGGCGAGGCAGCGATCGCACTGCTGGTCGTCGCCGTGGTGGCACTGATGATACTGCCGCTGCCTACCGCGCTGATCGACGCACTGCTCGGGGTCAACATCAGTCTCAGCGTGGTGCTGCTGATGGCCACGATGTACGTGCCGGACTCGCTGGCATTGTCCTCCTTCCCCTCGCTGCTGCTGTTCACCACCCTGCTGCGGCTATCGCTGAACATCGCCTCGACCAAGTCGATCCTGCTGCACGCCAATGCCGGCCACATCATCGACAGCTTCGGCAAGCTGGTGGTCGGCGGCAATCTGGTGGTCGGCATGGTGATCTTCCTGATCATCACCACGGTGCAGTTCATCGTCATCGCCAAGGGCTCCGAGCGCGTCGCCGAGGTCGGTGCGCGCTTCACCCTGGATGCGATGCCCGGCAAGCAGATGAGCATCGATGCGGATCTGCGCGGCGGCAATCTCAGCGCGGAGGACGCGCGGCGCAAGCGCGCGCGGCTGGCGCTGGAGAGCCAGCTGCACGGCGGCATGGACGGGGCGATGAAGTTCGTGAAGGGCGACGCCATCGCCGGCCTGGTCATCACCCTGGTCAACATCGTGGCCGGCATCATCATCGGCATCACCTACCACGGCATGAGCGCGGCCGAGGCCGCCAATCGCTTCGCGATCCTGTCCATCGGCGATGCGATGGTGTCGCAGATCGCCTCGCTGCTGATCTCCGTGTCCGCCGGCATCATGATCACCCGCGCCGGCGACGAAAACGACGCCGGCGACAGCTCGCTCGGCAACGAGATCGGCAAGCAGCTCACCCGCAGCACGCAGGCCCTGTTCTCCGCCGGCGGCATGCTGGCGTGCTTCGCGCTGGTGCCGGGCTTCCCGGCGCCGTTGTTCCTGCTGCTGGCCGCAACCATCGCCGGCAGCGGCTATTGGCTGCGGCGGCGGCGGCAGGCGTCCACCGGCCCGGTGCGCGGGCCGGTGAGCGGCGCCGCGCGCCGCGGCAGCAAAGGGCAGACGCCGACGATCGGCGATCACGCGCCGGACTTCGCCGCAGCGCTGTCGGTCAGGCTCGCCGCCGACCTCGCCGACCGCCTGGAGCCGGAGACGCTCAGCCTCGCCATCGAACACGAGCGCACGCAACTGGTCGAAGAACTGGGACTGCCATTCCCGGGCGTGAGCCTGTGGCGCACTGCGGATCTGCAGTCGCAGGAATTCGAGGTCCTGGTGCACGACGTCCCGGTGCAGCGCGAATGCCTGGCGCCGACCACGCGGCCGGAAGCGGAACTGGCAAGGCAGGCCACACGCCCGCTGCGCGAGCGCGCGCACCAGTTCCTCGGCCTGCAGGAAGCGCAATGGGTGCTGGAGCAGATCAATGCCGAGTACCCGGGGCTGGTGGCGGAGGTGCAGAAGTCGGTGCCGTTGCAGCGCACCGCCGATGTGCTGCGCCGCCTGCTCGAGGAGCGCGTGCCGATACGCAACATCAAGCTGATCATGGAAAGCCTGGTGATCTGGGGGCCGAAGGAGAAGGACCCGGTGATGCTGACCGAGTACGTGCGCGGCGATCTCGGTGCGTTCCTGGCGCACCGTGTCGGCGGCGGCGCGGCGCAATTGCCGGCACTGCTGCTGGAGCAGGCGCTGGAGCAGGCCATCCGCCAAGCGATCAAGCCGACTCCGGCCGGCAATTTCCTGACCATGGCCCCGGAAGACGCGAAGGCACTGACCGAACGCATCATCGCGCTGGCGGGGGAAACCCCGAGCGCGCCGCTGGCCCTGGTCACGTCGATGGACATCCGCCGCTACGTGCGGCGAATGATCGAAGCACGCATCGGCTGGCTGCCGGTCCACTCCTACCAGGAACTGAACGGCCATATCGAACTGGCGCCGATCGGGCGCATCGGTCTGTAG
- the sctU gene encoding type III secretion system export apparatus subunit SctU, protein MSEKTEEPTEKKLQDARQDGELPFSQDVGIAAGMICAVLAMQVSADSLGAHLRALLHLAMDMGNSRDDTVLRQSMQRMAIEGAWLTLPLMLAIVAGPLFVGLLQTRFNLSFKKLQPKLDSLNPVSGIKRTFSARTLIDLLKMLVKALLIGAVLWKGVAWLMPLLLGTAYLPLLDIAQIGWSVLIRLFGITCIVLLVIGGIDLGLQHWLFIRDHRMSKDEIKREYKDSEGNPEMKGQRKQFAHEVLFSDPRERLPKAKALVVNPTHYAVAIAYQPEFGVPQVVAKGEDEGALALREAALAQGLPIIANPPLARALYKVELDAAIPGELFAVVAAILRWVDGLVGESPEAASDSADGLGAGACD, encoded by the coding sequence ATGTCCGAGAAGACCGAAGAACCGACCGAGAAGAAACTGCAGGACGCGCGCCAGGACGGCGAGCTGCCGTTCAGCCAGGACGTCGGCATCGCCGCCGGCATGATCTGCGCCGTGCTGGCCATGCAGGTGTCCGCGGACTCGCTCGGCGCGCATCTGCGGGCGCTGCTGCATCTGGCGATGGACATGGGCAACAGCCGCGACGACACGGTCCTGCGGCAGAGCATGCAGCGCATGGCCATCGAAGGCGCATGGCTGACGCTGCCGCTGATGCTGGCGATCGTCGCCGGCCCGCTGTTCGTCGGCCTGCTGCAGACGCGCTTCAACCTGTCGTTCAAGAAGCTGCAACCGAAGCTGGACTCGCTGAATCCGGTCAGCGGAATCAAACGCACCTTCTCGGCGCGTACCCTGATCGACCTGTTGAAGATGCTGGTCAAGGCGCTGCTGATCGGCGCGGTCCTGTGGAAAGGAGTGGCATGGCTGATGCCGCTGCTGCTGGGCACGGCATACCTGCCGCTGCTGGACATCGCCCAGATCGGCTGGAGCGTCCTGATCCGCCTGTTCGGCATCACCTGCATCGTGCTGCTGGTCATCGGCGGCATCGACCTGGGGCTGCAGCACTGGCTGTTCATCCGCGACCACCGCATGAGCAAGGACGAGATCAAGCGCGAATACAAAGACTCGGAAGGCAATCCCGAAATGAAGGGGCAGCGCAAGCAGTTCGCGCACGAGGTGCTGTTCTCCGATCCGCGCGAACGCCTGCCCAAGGCCAAGGCGCTGGTGGTCAACCCTACCCACTACGCGGTGGCGATCGCCTACCAGCCCGAATTCGGCGTGCCGCAGGTCGTCGCCAAGGGCGAGGACGAGGGCGCGCTGGCGCTGCGCGAGGCGGCGCTGGCGCAGGGCCTGCCGATCATCGCCAATCCGCCGCTGGCGCGCGCGCTGTACAAGGTCGAACTGGACGCGGCCATTCCCGGCGAACTGTTCGCGGTGGTGGCGGCCATCCTGCGCTGGGTCGACGGCCTGGTCGGGGAATCGCCGGAGGCGGCGTCCGATTCGGCGGACGGCCTGGGTGCTGGCGCATGCGACTGA
- a CDS encoding HrpB1 family type III secretion system apparatus protein: protein MTTFQAREEFTNGLIEIVTTAMQNGDLNEAEGVLAALRVLRPENSALDIFDAWLALRRNRFTDAARILRNLNAMQDAASIGKALLACCLFAIGDPEWMISANQVIVENDDPNAVALVKMLSGQPLQVPPEDAAEHAGQAAADADSSGHLDIAPFGSLRA from the coding sequence ATGACGACGTTCCAAGCCAGAGAAGAGTTCACCAACGGCCTGATCGAGATTGTCACCACGGCGATGCAGAACGGCGACCTGAACGAGGCCGAAGGCGTGCTGGCGGCGCTGCGCGTGCTGCGGCCGGAAAATTCGGCGCTGGACATCTTCGATGCGTGGCTGGCGCTCAGGCGCAACCGCTTCACCGATGCGGCACGGATCCTGCGGAACCTGAACGCGATGCAGGATGCGGCGTCGATCGGCAAGGCATTGCTCGCCTGTTGCCTGTTCGCCATCGGCGACCCCGAGTGGATGATCAGCGCCAACCAGGTGATCGTCGAGAATGACGATCCCAACGCGGTGGCGCTGGTCAAGATGCTCAGCGGCCAGCCGCTGCAGGTGCCGCCCGAGGACGCCGCCGAGCATGCCGGCCAAGCCGCTGCCGACGCCGACAGCAGCGGCCATCTCGACATAGCACCGTTCGGCTCCCTACGCGCCTGA
- a CDS encoding type III secretion protein HrpB2 — protein sequence MNPIAPISAVTAVVPGSGVAPVAATPSAASVQQFQALLQQGHQVAPNLQLGQHPNAIGRLISAEDKAMHGLLAQADDFAARAPTMNMNELVAGQMQMMDRVTTAMVHLSVGTSVAQGGKSAVQTLFKNQ from the coding sequence ATGAACCCCATCGCGCCAATCAGCGCCGTGACCGCCGTCGTGCCTGGCAGTGGCGTCGCGCCGGTCGCGGCGACGCCGTCGGCGGCGTCGGTACAGCAGTTCCAGGCATTGCTGCAGCAGGGCCATCAGGTTGCGCCAAACCTGCAGCTGGGGCAGCATCCCAACGCCATCGGGCGGCTGATCAGCGCCGAGGACAAGGCGATGCACGGGCTCTTGGCCCAGGCCGACGACTTCGCCGCGCGCGCGCCGACGATGAACATGAACGAACTGGTCGCCGGACAGATGCAGATGATGGATCGCGTGACCACGGCGATGGTGCACCTGAGCGTGGGGACCAGCGTTGCCCAGGGCGGCAAGTCCGCGGTGCAGACCTTGTTCAAGAACCAATGA